CGTATATTTTTTTGCAGTGAAGTATTTACAAGACGCCACCTCATAAATTTCCACGCCGTTCTTTTGAGATAAAAGTTTAGGCGTAAAGTCTGTTTTTATTTCCTTTGCCAGGCAGGAAACATCGGCCGCCTTTTCCACATGGAGCTCACGGGGTTTTCCGTCTGCTCCTGTGCGGCCCCAGTCGTAAACCCGATAGGTGGTGTCGGAATTCTGCTGGATTTCGCAGATGAAAAGTCCCGCCCCAATGGCGTGAATGGTGCCGGATTTCACAAAAAACACATCGCCCGGTTTTGCCGGAACAAAGTTTAAATATTCCGTTAAGGTGTTGTTTTGCACCGCGGATAAAAAAGCTTCTTTTGTCATGTCCTGATTTAAGCCATAAACCAGTTTTGCGCCTGGCTCCGCCTCCACTACATACCACACCTCGGTTTTTCCGTAGCTGCCGTTTTCGTGTTTCATGGCATAGGTGTCGTCCGGATGAACCTGAACAGAAAGGTCGGCCTTTGCGTCAATGAGCTTAATTAAAACTGGAAAACGGTCGAACTGCGCAGCGTTTTTTCCGACAATATCAATTCCGTTTTCCTGAAATTCAGAAATTACAGCGGATAAGGTTTGCCCGTGAAATTCGCCGCCGACCACTGTACTTTCCCCGTTTTTATGGCAGGAAAGCTCCCAGCTTTCTGCTGTTTTATCAAATGGTGTATCTTTAAAATAAGCAGATTTTAGCTTGCTTCCGCCCCATATGTAGTCTTTAAATGCGGGACTAAGCCGAAATGGTTTGATCATGTTAAGACTCCTTTTGTGGAATTTCCTATTTCATTTTACCACACAATTAAAAAAATGTAAATAATATTTCAAATTCTATTGTGTTTTTCGCGCATTTCGTATAAAATAATAAAAAAGCCGCCAAATTTTGCGGCAAAAAATTGTAAGGGGAAAATTTGCTGTGAATGAAAT
This Congzhengia minquanensis DNA region includes the following protein-coding sequences:
- a CDS encoding type I phosphomannose isomerase catalytic subunit; the encoded protein is MIKPFRLSPAFKDYIWGGSKLKSAYFKDTPFDKTAESWELSCHKNGESTVVGGEFHGQTLSAVISEFQENGIDIVGKNAAQFDRFPVLIKLIDAKADLSVQVHPDDTYAMKHENGSYGKTEVWYVVEAEPGAKLVYGLNQDMTKEAFLSAVQNNTLTEYLNFVPAKPGDVFFVKSGTIHAIGAGLFICEIQQNSDTTYRVYDWGRTGADGKPRELHVEKAADVSCLAKEIKTDFTPKLLSQKNGVEIYEVASCKYFTAKKYTSHAEVTLKTTQNSFSSVTFLSGEGTIQAGGERFPFRKGDTFFFAAQEAEILVSGACAFLETTV